A window of the Geothermobacter ehrlichii genome harbors these coding sequences:
- a CDS encoding LL-diaminopimelate aminotransferase, with protein sequence MARINDNYLKLQAGYLFPEISRRVSEFTGANPDARVIRLGIGDVTRPLVPAVVKAFHEGVDEMARSETFHGYGPEQGYDWLAQVIIDKAYKPLGVELKTSEVFISDGSKCDSANILDIFDLSNKVAIGDPVYPVYNDTNVMVGRSGEANEQGYYEGIVYMPCTEENGFMPQFPEEKVDIIYLCFPNNPTGAVATREQLKGWVDYALANDAVLLFDAAYEAFITEPGIPHSIYEIEGAKKCAIEFRSFSKTAGFTGVRCGLTVVPEELTGTTASGERYSLNKLWNRRQCTKFNGVSYPVQKAAAAVYSDEGWAQVQEVIAYYMENARIIREGLTAAGIRCYGGVNAPYIWLKTPEGMSSWDFFDKLLAECHVVGTPGSGFGPSGEGYFRLSAFGERENVETAVSRIRDKWGK encoded by the coding sequence ATGGCACGTATAAATGACAACTACCTCAAACTCCAGGCCGGCTATCTCTTCCCCGAGATCAGCCGCCGGGTCTCCGAGTTTACCGGCGCCAATCCCGACGCCCGGGTCATCCGCCTCGGCATCGGCGACGTCACCCGGCCGCTGGTGCCGGCGGTAGTCAAGGCGTTCCACGAAGGGGTCGACGAGATGGCCCGCAGCGAAACCTTTCACGGCTACGGCCCGGAGCAGGGCTACGACTGGCTGGCGCAGGTGATCATCGACAAGGCCTACAAGCCGCTCGGCGTCGAGCTGAAAACCTCCGAGGTCTTCATCTCCGACGGCTCCAAGTGCGACAGCGCCAATATCCTCGACATCTTCGATCTTTCCAACAAGGTCGCCATCGGCGACCCGGTCTATCCGGTCTACAACGACACCAACGTCATGGTCGGCCGCAGCGGCGAGGCGAACGAGCAGGGCTACTACGAGGGGATCGTCTACATGCCCTGCACCGAGGAAAACGGCTTCATGCCGCAGTTCCCCGAAGAGAAGGTCGACATCATCTACCTCTGTTTCCCCAACAATCCGACCGGCGCCGTCGCGACCAGAGAGCAGCTCAAGGGCTGGGTCGACTACGCCCTGGCCAACGACGCGGTGCTCCTGTTCGACGCCGCCTACGAGGCCTTCATTACCGAACCCGGCATCCCCCACTCCATCTACGAGATCGAGGGGGCGAAGAAGTGCGCCATCGAGTTCCGCTCCTTCTCCAAGACCGCCGGCTTCACCGGCGTGCGCTGCGGCCTGACCGTGGTGCCGGAGGAGCTGACCGGCACCACCGCCAGCGGCGAGCGCTACAGCCTCAACAAGCTCTGGAACCGCCGCCAGTGCACCAAGTTCAACGGCGTCTCCTACCCGGTGCAGAAGGCCGCCGCCGCAGTCTACTCCGACGAGGGCTGGGCGCAGGTGCAGGAGGTCATCGCCTACTACATGGAGAACGCCCGCATCATCCGCGAGGGGCTGACCGCCGCCGGTATCCGGTGCTACGGCGGGGTTAACGCCCCCTACATCTGGCTGAAGACGCCGGAAGGGATGAGCAGCTGGGACTTCTTCGACAAGCTGCTCGCCGAATGCCACGTGGTCGGCACCCCGGGCAGCGGCTTCGGTCCCTCCGGGGAGGGCTACTTCCGGCTGTCCGCCTTCGGCGAGCGGGAAAACGTCGAGACCGCCGTCAGCCGCATCCGCGACAAGTGGGGGAAATGA